A single window of Salmo trutta unplaced genomic scaffold, fSalTru1.1, whole genome shotgun sequence DNA harbors:
- the LOC115186438 gene encoding ribonuclease inhibitor-like, which translates to TLYRLSLCGVTEEGCASLVSALRSNPSHLRELDLSNNDLKDSGVKLLSAGLGNPHCKLETLRLSGCLVTEEGCASLVSALRSNPSHLRELDLSYNHPGDSGVRLLSAGLEDPHCRLEKLNVKPDGVLTIKPWLRKCEC; encoded by the exons ACTCTTTACAGGTTGTCActctgtggagtcacagaggaaggctgtgcttctctggtctcagctctgaggtcaaacccctcacacctgagagagctggacctgagtaacaatgacctgaaggattcaggagtgaagctgctctctgctggacttgGGAATCCCCattgtaaactggagactctgag gctgtcaggctgtttagttacagaggaaggctgtgcttctctggtctcagctctgaggtcaaacccctcacacctgagagagctggacctgagctacaatcacccaggagactcaggagtcagactgctctctgctggactggaggatccacactgcagactggagaaactcaa TGTGAAACCTGATGGAGTGTTAACAATCAAACCAtggcttagaaaatgtgagtgttga